A single window of Salvia splendens isolate huo1 chromosome 8, SspV2, whole genome shotgun sequence DNA harbors:
- the LOC121743931 gene encoding uncharacterized protein LOC121743931, with product MSAAKASAKRVSESENSKDRRKRVVVEDDFDAAISDDIKGIMSALQQIKAKAQKDDQKKNEETISSVSAEIKASLDELKSKLEKDRQSFAKGLMKSSKECENLLKSKAAKFQEVYETLCKEKSSYVQGLKEVISKYEEDKEKLFLRYEQMRKKEKNMISEVEKANAARIAQLEESLKKKKQDDKTFSILRKTLGSFLGNASDEDFPPDD from the exons ATGTCAGCGGCAAAAGCGAGCGCGAAGCGAGTTTCCGAGTCGGAGAATTCGAAGGATCGGCGAAAGAGAGTCGTTGTTGAAGATGATTTTGATGCTGCAATTTCTGA TGATATTAAAGGTATTATGAGCGCTCTTCAGCAGATCAAGGCGAAGGCGCAGAAAGATGATCAGAAGAAGAACGAAGAGACAATTTCTAG TGTGTCTGCAGAGATCAAAGCTAGTTTGGATGAGTTGAAATCAAAACTTGAGAAAGACAG GCAAAGCTTTGCTAAGGGTCTCATGAAGAGCTCAAAAGAG TGTGAAAATTTACTGAAGAGTAAGGCTGCCAAGTTCCAAGAAGTTTATGAAACACTCTGCAAGGAAAAATCTTCATATGTGCAAGGTTTGAAAG AAGTAATTTCCAAATATGAAGAGGACAAGGAGAAGTTATTTCTGCGATACGAGCAAATGA GGAAGAAAGAGAAGAATATGATATCTGAAGTGGAGAAAGCAAATGCAGCAAGAATAGCTCAACTAGAGGAATCCCTCAAGAAGAAGAAACAG GATGATAAGACCTTCAGCATTTTGAGAAAGACACTGGGCTCATTTCTTGGAAATGCTTCAGATGAGGACTTCCCTCCCGATGACTGA
- the LOC121746056 gene encoding uncharacterized protein LOC121746056: MKSITKLGLGLCVIFGSLPLAVAAELYYLLWRKKNQQQTQTHKKRSNFSHILQFCRGPTSSSAVHEPQSKDLWLKKPFAEENMGSFPRFLFTIAEETREDLESEDGGFNLGDLLHILETPFLTPAASPAFGGEWKGGERIVEELLVHNYNFYPYL; the protein is encoded by the coding sequence ATGAAATCCATAACCAAATTAGGCCTGGGATTATGCGTCATCTTCGGCAGCCTCCccctcgccgtcgccgccgAGCTCTACTACCTCCTATGGCGAAAGAAGAATCAGCAACAAACCCAAACCCACAAAAAAAGATCCAATTTTTCACACATTCTCCAATTCTGCAGGGGGCccacctcctcctccgccgtACACGAGCCGCAGTCCAAAGACCTCTGGCTGAAGAAGCCGTTTGCGGAGGAGAACATGGGGAGCTTCCCGCGATTTCTGTTCACGATCGCGGAGGAGACTAGGGAGGATTTGGAATCGGAAGATGGGGGCTTCAATTTGGGCGATTTGCTGCATATTTTGGAGACGCCGTTTCTGACACCGGCGGCTTCGCCGGCGTTTGGCGGGGAGTGGAAGGGGGGTGAGAGAATTGTGGAAGAACTTCTTGTTcacaattataatttttatccTTATTTGTGA